Part of the Desulfohalovibrio reitneri genome is shown below.
GGGGTCTACTCCCAGCCTGACCGGCCCTGTGGCCGGGGGCGGGCCTGCAAGCCCACCCCGGTGAAGGTCCTGGCCCTGGAAGAGGGCCTGCCCGTGTACCAGCCGGAGAATTTCAAGACGCCCGAGGCGGTCGAGGAACTGCGCGCCCTGGATGCCGACGTTTTGCTGGTGGCCGCCTACGGCCTCATCCTGCCGCGCGCGGTGCTTGACTCGGCCAGGCACGGGGCCATCAACGTGCACGCCTCCCTCTTGCCCAAGTACCGTGGCGCGGCCCCCATCCAGCGCGCCCTGCTGGAAGGCAACCCCGCCACCGGGGTGACCATCATGCAGATGGCCGAGGGCATGGACACCGGGGACATGCTGCTGCAGCGCGCCCTGGCCATAAGCTACACCGACACCGCGGCCGACCTGCACGACCAGCTGGCGGACATGGGCGGACGGATGCTGTGCGAAACCCTGGACATGCTGCGCGACGGAACCCTGGCGCCCATCCCCCAGGACGACGCCCTGGCCACCTACGCCCCCAAGCTGAGCAAGGACGAGGGGCTGCTGGACTTTTCCCGCCCGGCCGAGGAAGTGGACCGCCGCGCGCGGGCCATGCACCCCTGGCCAGGGGCTTATTTCCACCTGGACATGGACGACCGCGACAAGCCGCTGCGGGTCAGCATCCAGCCCGGGGAGATCGGGGACATGCGCTCCGACGACTCCGAGCCCGGCCAGGTGCTGGGCGTGTGCGGCGGCCGCCTCGAAATCGCCTGCGGCGACCGCGTCTACCGGGTGGCCCGGCTCACGCCCCGGGGCAAGAAATCCATGGACGCCGAGGCCTTCGCCTGCGGCTACCTGGGCCGCTGCCAGCAGGCCCGGGCCTGCTCCTGAATAATGGCCTCGCCGGACCGTTTGTGCCATAGTCCCAGCATGCCGGGACAGTACGCATGACCAACGACCTCAACGACGAAATCGCGGACGAGCTCGCCCAGCCCGCGCGCAAGCGGCTTTTCATCGGGCTCATCACTGGTTCCAGCCTGCTTTTGTGCCTGGCGCTGGCGCTTCTGTTCGCCGTGCCCTACATCGGCCTGCGCGACATCCACCCCCTGGCCCCCTGGATAACCGGCGGCGTGCTGCTGCTGGTCATGCTGGCCGTGCTGGGCGCGGCCCTGGGGCTGGTCTACAACATCCTCACCGGACGCTCCCTGCCGCTCTTCCACCGGGTACGCGGGGTCACGGTGAAGCTCTTCCTGCCCCTGATGACCCTGCTGGGCAAGGCGCTGGGCTTTTCCAAGCGGCAGATCCGGGCCTCCTTCATCAAGGTCAACAACGAGCTGGTGGAGCATCAGGCCGGAACCTACCCGCCGGACAAGGTGCTGGTGCTGCTGCCCCACTGCCTCCAGCGTTCCGACTGCGGAATCCGCCTGACCCACGACATGTCCAAGTGCAAGCGGTGCGGCCGCTGCCCCATCCACGGACTCATCTCCCTGGCCGAGAAGTACGGCCTGCACATCGCCATCGCCACCGGCGGGACAATCGCCCGCCGCATCGTGGTGCAGACCAGGCCCAAAATCATCCTGGCCGTGGCCTGCGAGCGCGACCTCGCCTCCGGCATCCAGGACACCTATCCCCTGCCCGTTTTCGGCGTGCTCAACGAGCGGCCCTTTGGCCCCTGCCTGGACACCCAGGTGGCCCTGCCCGCCCTGGAGGCGGCCGCCCGGCGCTTTCTGACCCCCCAGGCCGTGGCCGAGGCGGACGAGCGGGAGCGGCTGGCCAGGGAAGAGGCGGAGAAAAAGGCCAGGGAAAAAGCCGAAAAGAAAGAGAAGGACGAAGCCCTTGGCGCAAGCTGAAACCCCCAAGGCGCGCCGCGCCGCCCTGGAGGCCCTGGAGCGGGTCGGCAGGGGAGCGGACGTGCAGGCCGCCCTGGATCCCCTGCTGGACGAACTGCCCCCTCGCGATACCGGCTTGACCACGGAGCTGACCTATGGCGTGCTGCGTTTGCGCGCCCGGCTGGATTTTCTGCTGGACCGCCACCTGCGCAAGCCGGAGAAGGTTCCCCCGCCCCTGCGCGACTTGCTGCGGGTGGCCGCCTTCGAGCTGACCTTGCTGGACCGGGTG
Proteins encoded:
- a CDS encoding DUF116 domain-containing protein, which gives rise to MTNDLNDEIADELAQPARKRLFIGLITGSSLLLCLALALLFAVPYIGLRDIHPLAPWITGGVLLLVMLAVLGAALGLVYNILTGRSLPLFHRVRGVTVKLFLPLMTLLGKALGFSKRQIRASFIKVNNELVEHQAGTYPPDKVLVLLPHCLQRSDCGIRLTHDMSKCKRCGRCPIHGLISLAEKYGLHIAIATGGTIARRIVVQTRPKIILAVACERDLASGIQDTYPLPVFGVLNERPFGPCLDTQVALPALEAAARRFLTPQAVAEADERERLAREEAEKKAREKAEKKEKDEALGAS
- the fmt gene encoding methionyl-tRNA formyltransferase, translated to MGQAGGQDGRLRLVFMGTPDFASEVLRHVLDWCRETGHGEVVGVYSQPDRPCGRGRACKPTPVKVLALEEGLPVYQPENFKTPEAVEELRALDADVLLVAAYGLILPRAVLDSARHGAINVHASLLPKYRGAAPIQRALLEGNPATGVTIMQMAEGMDTGDMLLQRALAISYTDTAADLHDQLADMGGRMLCETLDMLRDGTLAPIPQDDALATYAPKLSKDEGLLDFSRPAEEVDRRARAMHPWPGAYFHLDMDDRDKPLRVSIQPGEIGDMRSDDSEPGQVLGVCGGRLEIACGDRVYRVARLTPRGKKSMDAEAFACGYLGRCQQARACS